From Draconibacterium halophilum, one genomic window encodes:
- the nadD gene encoding nicotinate (nicotinamide) nucleotide adenylyltransferase produces the protein MSDFVTDILAPKTNLQLTVGLYFGSYNPIHIGHLAIANYMVEYTDIDQLWFVVSPQNPLKKKNNLLDDYHRLELVELAVNDDDRFRASNIEFRLPKPSYTVDTLAYLKDKHPNYHFKILMGSDNLENFHKWKNYETIIENYGIIVYPRPGFDPQKVQVEKNITIAEKAPLMEISSSFIRKAIKEGKDVRHFLPQKTWEYLNDMNFYR, from the coding sequence ATGAGTGATTTCGTAACAGATATACTAGCACCCAAAACCAATCTTCAACTAACGGTCGGACTATACTTTGGCAGCTATAATCCTATTCACATCGGGCATTTGGCAATTGCCAATTATATGGTTGAATATACCGATATCGACCAGCTTTGGTTTGTGGTGTCGCCGCAAAATCCGCTTAAAAAGAAAAACAACCTTTTGGACGATTACCACCGTTTGGAACTGGTAGAGCTGGCAGTTAACGATGATGATCGTTTTCGAGCTTCAAACATCGAATTTCGTTTGCCAAAACCCAGTTACACGGTTGATACTTTGGCTTACTTAAAAGACAAGCATCCGAATTACCATTTTAAAATACTGATGGGATCGGATAACCTCGAGAATTTTCATAAGTGGAAGAACTACGAAACAATTATTGAGAATTACGGGATAATTGTTTATCCGCGCCCGGGTTTCGATCCGCAAAAGGTGCAAGTGGAAAAAAATATTACCATTGCCGAAAAGGCTCCGTTAATGGAAATTTCGTCGTCGTTTATTCGCAAAGCCATTAAAGAGGGAAAAGATGTGCGCCATTTTTTACCGCAAAAAACCTGGGAATACCTTAACGACATGAATTTCTATCGATAA
- the gmk gene encoding guanylate kinase → MKGRLIIFSAPSGAGKTTIVNHLLQKGFDLEFSISATSREPRHTETHGKDYYFLSGEEFLAKVTNDEFLEWEEVYKGTSYGTLKSEVERIREQGKNVVFDVDVVGGLNIKKYYGDEALAVFVQPPSVDELRNRLVGRSTDSEEKIAMRVAKAEHELSFASQFDVVIINDKLEDAFVEAEKIITNFLKS, encoded by the coding sequence ATGAAGGGAAGATTGATCATATTTTCGGCGCCGTCTGGTGCCGGTAAAACTACCATCGTAAATCATTTATTACAGAAAGGCTTCGATCTTGAATTTTCAATTTCGGCCACCAGTCGCGAACCGCGGCACACCGAAACACACGGTAAGGATTACTACTTTTTATCGGGCGAAGAGTTTCTGGCAAAAGTGACAAACGACGAGTTTCTGGAATGGGAAGAAGTTTATAAGGGAACCAGTTACGGCACACTAAAAAGCGAAGTGGAACGAATCCGAGAACAGGGCAAAAATGTAGTTTTTGATGTGGATGTTGTTGGCGGCCTAAACATTAAAAAATACTACGGCGATGAGGCACTGGCTGTTTTTGTACAGCCACCTTCGGTCGACGAGTTACGAAATCGCCTGGTTGGAAGATCGACTGACAGTGAAGAAAAAATTGCCATGCGGGTTGCCAAAGCCGAGCACGAATTGAGTTTTGCCTCGCAGTTTGATGTAGTAATTATAAACGACAAGCTGGAAGACGCTTTTGTAGAAGCCGAAAAAATTATCACCAATTTTCTAAAAAGCTAA
- a CDS encoding four helix bundle protein — MKYQLIKAASSTGANYKEAQAASSKPDFIYKTEISLKEMREQLLVEVDSLH, encoded by the coding sequence ATAAAATATCAATTAATAAAAGCGGCTTCTTCAACCGGAGCAAATTATAAAGAAGCTCAGGCTGCATCCTCAAAACCAGATTTTATTTACAAGACAGAAATATCGTTAAAGGAGATGAGAGAGCAACTATTGGTTGAGGTTGATTCGCTCCATTAG
- a CDS encoding YicC/YloC family endoribonuclease: MIKSMTGFGKAEFEVSNKKITIEIKSLNSKQLDINTRTPALYREKDIIIRKAIAEKLVRGKVDFNIYVENLGDETNSKINEPILKGYYNHLSEISKDLGLVVDHSTLQSAMRLPDVVKTEYETLDETEWENIYSNILSALDEINDFRAKEGEALETDILGNVESISRLLKEVEPFEKQRIEALKVRLTDNLEALKMNGNVDENRFEQELIFYLEKLDINEEKVRLANHCEYFLETAKQNGSSGKKLGFISQELGREINTIGSKANETNIQRIVVQMKDHLERVKEQLLNVL; encoded by the coding sequence ATGATAAAATCAATGACCGGCTTTGGTAAAGCAGAATTCGAGGTAAGCAACAAAAAGATTACCATTGAAATTAAATCGCTGAACAGTAAACAGCTTGATATAAATACCCGGACTCCCGCATTGTATCGCGAGAAGGACATTATAATTCGTAAGGCCATTGCGGAAAAACTGGTACGCGGGAAAGTTGATTTTAATATTTATGTGGAAAATCTGGGCGACGAAACCAACTCGAAGATTAATGAGCCCATTCTGAAAGGATATTACAACCATCTGAGTGAGATTAGCAAAGATTTAGGTCTGGTTGTCGATCACAGTACTTTACAGTCTGCCATGCGTTTGCCCGATGTGGTAAAAACCGAATACGAAACACTCGACGAAACGGAATGGGAAAACATTTATTCCAACATTTTGTCTGCACTTGACGAAATTAACGATTTCCGTGCAAAAGAAGGAGAGGCACTTGAAACTGATATTCTGGGGAATGTAGAAAGTATTAGTAGATTGCTGAAAGAAGTAGAGCCATTTGAAAAACAGCGTATCGAAGCTTTGAAAGTTCGTTTAACGGATAATCTGGAGGCGCTGAAAATGAATGGCAATGTGGATGAAAACCGTTTTGAGCAAGAGTTGATTTTTTACCTGGAGAAACTGGACATTAACGAGGAGAAAGTACGTTTGGCCAATCATTGCGAGTATTTCCTGGAAACGGCAAAACAAAATGGCTCATCCGGCAAAAAACTTGGCTTTATTTCTCAGGAACTTGGTCGCGAGATTAACACTATTGGATCAAAAGCCAACGAGACCAATATTCAGCGTATTGTTGTTCAAATGAAAGACCATTTGGAACGTGTGAAGGAACAACTGCTTAATGTTTTGTAA
- the mnmA gene encoding tRNA 2-thiouridine(34) synthase MnmA, translated as MSRVVVGLSGGVDSSVAAWLLKEQGHEVIGLFMINYREREGVLTSSCTWEEDSLIAKMVAKKLDIPFHIVDLSKDYKQRVIDYMFAEYQAGRTPNPDVLCNREIKFDTFMEEALKFDADFVATGHYCRKSEVEVDGKTIHQLLAGKDPNKDQSYFLCQLNQNQLSKSMFPVGELLKPEVREIARRQNLPTAERKDSQGICFVGKVDLPTFLQQQLEPKVGNVIEIPAKFMEKKKQLEVSEENYKKLCFPFPYKPWNGEVIGEHQGAHFYTVGQRKGLNIGGRKEPLFVLATDVKRNIIYVGEGTEHPGLYRKGLFVATENMHWIRPDLKMEVGEKRDFDIRIRYRQPLERGTIHVRNDGAWFIFENEQRGITSGQFAAWYLGDELIGSGAIV; from the coding sequence ATGAGCAGGGTAGTAGTTGGACTTTCTGGTGGTGTTGATTCGAGTGTGGCAGCCTGGCTGTTAAAGGAACAGGGGCATGAAGTTATCGGGTTGTTTATGATTAACTACCGCGAACGTGAAGGAGTGCTCACCAGCTCGTGTACGTGGGAAGAAGATTCGCTGATTGCCAAAATGGTAGCAAAAAAACTCGATATCCCTTTTCACATTGTCGATTTAAGCAAAGACTATAAACAACGTGTTATTGATTACATGTTTGCCGAATACCAGGCCGGCCGCACGCCAAACCCCGATGTGCTGTGTAATCGTGAGATTAAATTCGACACTTTCATGGAAGAAGCCTTGAAGTTTGACGCTGATTTTGTGGCAACAGGGCATTATTGCCGAAAAAGCGAGGTGGAAGTGGATGGCAAAACCATTCATCAGTTGTTGGCCGGTAAAGATCCGAATAAAGACCAAAGCTATTTTCTTTGCCAATTGAATCAGAACCAGCTTTCCAAATCAATGTTTCCGGTGGGTGAATTGTTGAAACCTGAGGTGCGTGAAATTGCCCGTCGACAAAACCTGCCAACTGCCGAGCGGAAAGATTCGCAGGGTATTTGTTTTGTGGGGAAAGTCGATCTGCCAACCTTTTTGCAACAACAGTTGGAACCAAAAGTGGGGAATGTGATCGAGATCCCGGCTAAATTCATGGAAAAGAAAAAACAGCTTGAAGTTTCGGAAGAAAACTACAAAAAACTGTGTTTCCCGTTTCCGTATAAACCGTGGAATGGCGAAGTGATTGGCGAACACCAGGGCGCTCATTTTTATACGGTTGGTCAACGTAAAGGGCTGAATATTGGTGGCCGCAAAGAACCACTTTTTGTATTGGCCACCGATGTAAAACGCAATATTATTTATGTGGGCGAGGGCACCGAACATCCCGGATTGTACCGCAAAGGATTGTTTGTAGCCACTGAAAATATGCACTGGATTCGCCCCGATCTAAAAATGGAAGTGGGCGAAAAACGTGATTTTGATATCCGAATCCGTTACCGGCAACCACTGGAAAGAGGAACGATACACGTGCGCAACGACGGCGCCTGGTTCATCTTCGAAAACGAGCAACGGGGAATTACCTCAGGGCAATTTGCTGCCTGGTATCTGGGGGATGAACTGATCGGATCGGGGGCAATTGTCTAA
- a CDS encoding response regulator transcription factor: MEKALIIEDDKDISELVAIHLSDMDLEVDKAFDGKDGLMKALNNHYRFILLDLRLPLLDGFEICKRLRMEKVNTPILMLTSKSEEIDKVLGLEMGADDYISKPFGIRELLARIKAVLRRYDSARNNDEIEEKEIRFDDLYINVGMRIVELNGNRIELSPKEFDLLIHLASHPGRTYSRMQLLNKIWGYEFEGFEHTVNSHINRLRSKIETDMNQPQFILTTWGVGYKFREN; encoded by the coding sequence ATGGAAAAGGCATTGATCATTGAAGACGACAAGGATATTTCCGAATTGGTAGCGATTCATCTGTCCGATATGGATTTGGAAGTTGACAAAGCTTTCGACGGAAAAGATGGGTTAATGAAAGCCCTGAACAACCACTACCGTTTTATTCTGCTTGATCTCCGACTTCCGCTGCTCGACGGTTTCGAGATTTGCAAACGGCTGCGAATGGAAAAGGTAAATACCCCCATTTTAATGCTCACATCGAAATCGGAAGAGATCGACAAAGTACTCGGGCTTGAAATGGGTGCCGACGATTACATCTCGAAACCCTTTGGTATTCGCGAATTGCTGGCACGGATAAAAGCGGTGCTCAGGCGGTACGATTCGGCGCGAAACAATGATGAGATTGAGGAAAAAGAAATTCGTTTTGATGATCTTTATATTAATGTAGGTATGCGTATTGTTGAACTAAACGGGAACCGGATTGAGCTTTCGCCAAAAGAATTCGACTTGTTAATTCACCTGGCATCACACCCCGGCAGAACCTATTCCCGAATGCAGCTGCTCAATAAAATTTGGGGCTACGAGTTTGAAGGATTTGAGCATACCGTTAATTCGCACATTAACCGCTTACGCTCGAAGATAGAAACCGATATGAACCAGCCGCAATTCATTTTAACCACGTGGGGAGTTGGCTACAAATTCAGAGAAAATTAA
- a CDS encoding sensor histidine kinase, translating to MKQSKIFNRLYLQVSAIFLLVLFMFTAIALYISVQSSAKYSVEVNQRLNRNLASSTVEVIQPLMKDDIASDEAIADIMHSMMVINPIVEVYLLNPEGKILNYVAPEKVVKLEEVNLAPIKKFIADPDHSIIYGDDPRNPGEFKTFSAATITEGDVLKGYIYIVLASQEYISAAQTVIGSYILGLSIRSVIIILIISALVGLLAIWFITKKLNPIINGIQEFKKGNLSARINVKSEGELDRIALVFNQMADTIEQNISELKGVDNLRRELIGNVSHDLRTPVASIQGYAETLLLKQDNITKEEQNKYLTIIFKSCGRLQRLVEDLFELSKLETNQIELHTEPFSISELVYDIVNKYRILSQKKGINIDTVIAKNVPVVEADVSLINRVLQNLIDNAMKFCHEGDSIQIEIDTQEPEKVEIRVVDSGPGIKQEDLPNVFHRYFKGRNDEHGTGLGLTIVKKIIDLHHSHIRVQSQYGKGAIFIFDLPKAFTA from the coding sequence ATGAAGCAATCAAAAATATTTAATCGCTTATACTTGCAGGTATCTGCCATATTCTTGCTGGTACTCTTTATGTTTACAGCTATCGCGCTGTACATTTCTGTTCAATCTTCAGCCAAGTATTCGGTGGAGGTAAACCAGCGTCTAAACCGAAATCTGGCAAGCAGCACCGTGGAAGTTATACAACCGCTGATGAAAGACGACATTGCCAGCGATGAAGCTATTGCCGACATCATGCACTCGATGATGGTGATCAATCCAATTGTGGAAGTTTATTTGCTCAATCCCGAGGGGAAAATCCTGAATTACGTTGCTCCTGAAAAAGTAGTAAAACTTGAAGAAGTAAATCTGGCTCCCATAAAAAAGTTTATTGCCGATCCCGATCATAGCATTATTTATGGCGACGACCCCCGGAATCCGGGAGAATTTAAAACATTCTCTGCCGCCACCATTACCGAAGGCGATGTGCTGAAAGGTTACATTTATATTGTTCTGGCCAGTCAGGAATATATTTCGGCAGCGCAAACCGTAATCGGAAGTTATATCCTCGGCTTGTCCATTCGCTCGGTAATCATCATCCTCATCATATCGGCACTTGTTGGCTTGCTGGCGATTTGGTTTATTACCAAAAAACTGAATCCGATCATCAATGGAATTCAGGAATTTAAAAAAGGAAATCTCTCTGCCCGAATCAATGTTAAAAGCGAAGGAGAGCTGGATCGTATTGCACTTGTTTTTAACCAGATGGCAGATACTATCGAACAAAACATCAGCGAATTAAAAGGAGTGGATAACCTTCGCCGCGAACTTATCGGCAATGTATCGCACGATTTGCGTACACCGGTTGCCTCCATTCAGGGGTACGCTGAAACACTTCTCCTGAAACAGGATAATATTACAAAAGAGGAACAGAATAAATACCTTACGATCATTTTTAAAAGCTGTGGTCGACTGCAACGTTTGGTTGAAGATCTGTTTGAATTATCAAAACTGGAAACGAACCAGATCGAACTGCATACCGAACCATTTTCCATTTCCGAGCTGGTATACGATATCGTAAATAAATACCGTATTCTTTCACAAAAAAAGGGTATTAATATTGACACAGTAATTGCGAAAAACGTTCCGGTGGTGGAGGCTGATGTTTCGCTTATTAACCGGGTGTTACAAAACCTGATTGATAATGCCATGAAATTTTGCCACGAAGGCGACAGTATTCAAATTGAAATTGATACACAGGAACCTGAAAAAGTGGAGATCCGTGTTGTCGATTCCGGTCCGGGAATAAAACAGGAAGATCTTCCGAATGTATTTCATCGCTATTTTAAAGGACGAAACGATGAGCACGGTACAGGACTCGGACTGACTATTGTTAAAAAGATCATCGATCTGCACCATTCTCATATTCGGGTGCAAAGCCAGTACGGAAAAGGGGCAATATTTATTTTCGATCTGCCTAA